A genomic region of Aspergillus oryzae RIB40 DNA, chromosome 1 contains the following coding sequences:
- a CDS encoding putative metallo-beta-lactamase domain protein (predicted protein): MSNSLDLTICSTCGTQYPTTSESTCKICDDPRQFIPATGQSWTTLRILQTTKQYHNEFTPDTIHKNLISIHTVPRVAIGQRALLCRTATGNLLWDCITYIDDETVSKINELGGLKGIVISHPHFYTTHLHWAEIFDCPVYLAREDREWVVCPGERQVFWDSGRLSVPGVEGDLVAVKTGGHFPGSSVLWWRSLGVLLVADSIGVVPSGIYHVGRLPGTVSFTFMWSYPNMIPLPPNEVHNIWRAVKDLDFDDIRGGFMGTEVNGNCKQRVLESAQIFVKSMGHFNHAIREEQCP, encoded by the exons ATGTCCAACTCACTAGATCTAACAATCTGCTCGACCTGCGGAACACAGTATCCCACAACATCCGAATCAACGTGTAAAATCTGCGACGATCCGAGACAGTTTATTCCTGCTACTGG ACAATCCTGGACAACACTCCGCATCCTCCAAACCACAAAACAATATCACAACGAATTCACCCCAGACACAATCCACAAGAATCTAATTTCCATTCACACAGTCCCAAGAGTGGCCATCGGGCAACGGGCCCTTCTCTGTCGTACAGCCACCGGTAATCTCCTGTGGGATTGCATCACCTATATCGATGACGAGACCGTTTCCAAGATCAATGAGCTAGGCGGACTGAAAGGGATAGTTATTTCGCATCCGCATTTCTATACCACGCATCTTCACTGGGCGGAGATCTTCGACTGTCCTGTTTATCTTGCGCGGGAGGATAGAGAGTGGGTGGTTTGCCCCGGGGAGAGACAGGTTTTTTGGGATTCGGGACGGTTGTCGGTTCCTGGGGTGGAGGGTGATTTGGTGGCTGTGAAGACTGGGGGGCATTTTCCGGGGAGTTCGGTGCTTTGGTGGAGGTCGTTGGGGGTGTTGTTGGTTGCGGATTCGATTGGGGTGGTGCCGAGTGGGATTTATCATGTTGGGAGGTTGCCGGGGACGGTGTCCTTTACTTTTATGTGGTCTTATCCTAATATG ATACCTCTGCCTCCGAATGAAGTGCATAATATCTGGAGGGCCGTTAAGGATTTGGATTTCGATGATATCCGTGGTGGTTTTATGGGAACAGAGGTCAACGGCAATTGCAAACAGCGTGTGCTTGAGAGTGCTCAGATCTTTGTCAAGTCCATGGGACATTTCAACCATGCAATTCGTGAGGAACAGTGTCCTTGA
- a CDS encoding uncharacterized protein (predicted protein): MRQSIILSLLLPCHSLATLIPQTEPSYMPEPNQRGTFGLFWSCTSTLILCVWTAIHPNVVPIRKPLARSYYKLALMLVALVWPDFILWMAATQYFKALDVHRAWLEAWEGKEGDKENRELLGMSGAFFVVMGGYAVDLSNKNSSSALQDAGAGLVTTISADGFIHLLKNRAIPTGIQDSRLPKSYFEHYTIQDKGNSNNLAKAIVFMQIMWMIVQLIGRISAGLPVTLLETHVAIQIPFAVVAYAFWVEAVGRR, from the coding sequence ATGCGCCAAAGTATTATCCTGTCCTTGCTCTTGCCTTGCCATTCTCTTGCTACTCTTATTCCCCAGACCGAGCCCTCGTACATGCCagaaccaaatcaaagaggTACATTTGGATTATTCTGGAGCTGTACAAGTACACTTATTCTTTGTGTATGGACAGCGATACATCCCAATGTCGTACCTATAAGGAAGCCATTGGCCCGATCATATTACAAATTAGCACTGATGTTAGTGGCTCTCGTTTGGCCTGATTTCATATTATGGATGGCTGCGACACAATATTTCAAAGCATTAGATGTTCATCGCGCTTGGCTCGAGGCCTGGGAAGGCAAGGAGGGGGATAAGGAAAACCGAGAGCTGCTTGGAATGTCAGGCGCCTTTTTTGTCGTTATGGGGGGGTATGCTGTTGACTTAAGCAACAAAAattcttcatctgcattgcaagatgctggtgctggacTGGTTACTACCATCAGCGCTGATGGATTCATTCACCTGCTGAAGAACCGAGCCATCCCGACAGGCATCCAGGACAGTCGTCTTCCTAAGTCGTATTTTGAGCATTACACCATTCAGGACAAGGGAAACTCGAATAATCTCGCCAAAGCTATCGTATTTATGCAAATTATGTGGATGATTGTGCAACTCATAGGACGAATCTCTGCAGGTCTACCTGTCACACTTCTTGAAACCCATGTTGCCATCCAGATCCCCtttgctgttgttgcataCGCTTTCTGGGTCGAAGCCGTTGGACGTCGATGA
- the has1 gene encoding ATP-dependent RNA helicase HAS1 (ATP-dependent RNA helicase pitchoune), translated as MSSDEEQKNTEESEQEASDNEEEKSDAEETPAANGEDLPSADTIRLPQQDGDPVKFTELGLSEKTMKGIEGMGFETMTEVQRRTIPPLLAGRDVLGAAKTGSGKTLSFLIPAIEMLSALRFKPRNGTGAIIVSPTRELALQIFGQVRELLAHHSQTYGIVIGGANRRAEAEKLMKGVNLLVATPGRLLDHLQNTQGFVFKNLRTLIIDEADRILEVGFEDEMRQIAKILPSENRQTMLFSATQTTKVEDLARISLRPGPLYINVDHRKEHSTVEGLEQGYVICEADKRFLLLFSFLKRNLKKKIIVFLSSCNSVKYYGELLNYIDLPVLDLHGKQKQQKRTNTFFEFCNAKQGTLICTDVAARGLDIPAVDWIIQFDPPDDPRDYIHRVGRTARGSNGKGRSLMFLQPSEVGFLKHLKEARVPVVEFDFPTQKIVNVQSQLEKLIGQNYYLNKSAKEGYRSYLQAYASHSLRSVFDVHKLDLVKVSKGFGFSTPPRIDIQLGSSLKDKPPQGRRNYGSQPGSKFKRKHNDD; from the exons ATGTCtagtgatgaggagcagaagaatacGGAAGAATCTGAGCAGGAGGCCTCTGataatgaagaggagaagagcgaTGCTGAAGAGACACCCGCCGCCAACGGTGAGGATCTTCCTTCTGCGGATACGATCCGTCTGCCCCAGCAGGATGGTGACCCGGTGAAGTTCACGGAGCTGGGATTGTCGGAGAAGACTATGAAGGGTATCGAGGGAATGGGATTCGAGACGATGACTGAAGTTCAACGGCGTAcaattcctcctctgctTGCTGGTCGCGATGTTCTTGGTGCTGCAAAGACTGGTTCCGGAAagaccttgtccttcttgatTCCTGCCATTGAAATGCTTAGCGCTCTGCGATTCAAGCCGAGAAACG GTACTGGTGCCATTATCGTCAGTCCTACTCGTGAGCTTGCACTTCAGATTTTCGGTCAAGTTAGGGAACTCTTGGCGCATCACAGCCAGACCTACGGTATTGTTATCGGTGGTGCAAACCGGAGAGCCGAGGCGGAGAAGCTCATGAAGGGTGTTAACCTTCTCGTGGCAACACCTGGACGTCTGCTCGATCATCTGCAGAACACGCAAGGATTCGTGTTCAAGAACTTGCGGACACTTATCA TTGACGAGGCGGACCGTATCCTGGAAGTCGGTTTCGAAGATGAAATGCGCCAAATTGCCAAGATCCTTCCATCTGAGAACAGACAAACTATGCTGTTCTCTGCCACGCAAACTACCAAGGTTGAAGATTTGGCCCGTATCTCTCTCAGACCTGGCCCTCTCTACATCAACGTGGACCATCGCAAGGAGCACAGTACCGTTGAGGGATTGGAGCAAGGCTATGTCATCTGTGAAGCTGACAAGCGTTTCTTACTCCtgttctccttcctcaagcGCAACCttaagaagaaaatcatcgTTTTCCTGAGCAGCTGCAACTCTGTCAAGTACTACGGTGAATTGCTCAAC TATATCGACCTCCCTGTGCTTGACTTGCACggaaagcagaagcagcagaagcgGACCAACACATTCTTTGAATTCTGCAATGCAAAGCAGGGAACCCTGATCTGTACCGACGTTGCCGCCCGAGGCTTAGAT ATTCCTGCTGTGGACTGGATTATCCAGTTCGACCCCCCAGATGACCCTCGTGACTACATTCACCGTGTTGGTCGTACAGCCCGTGGATCCAACGGAAAGGGACGCAGTCTGATGTTCTTGCAACCCTCGGAAGTAGGGTTCTTGAAGCATCTGAAGGAGGCTCGAGTGCCCGTCGTGGAGTTTGACTTCCCGACTCAGAAGATTGTCAATGTTCAGTCTCAACTGGAGAAGCTCATTGGCCAGAACTACTATCTGAACAAG TCCGCCAAGGAAGGTTACCGCTCCTACCTTCAGGCATATGCCTCCCACTCTCTCCGGTCCGTCTTCGACGTGCACAAGCTCGACCTGGTTAAGGTATCGAAGGGCTTCGGCTTCTCGACGCCTCCCCGCATCGATATTCAGCTCGGTTCCAGCCTGAAAGACAAACCACCACAGGGCCGACGGAACTACGGCAGCCAGCCCGGCTCGAAGTTCAAGCGCAAGCATAATGATGACTGA
- a CDS encoding uncharacterized protein (predicted protein), which produces MLYPSTNYLESLTKPNVKPVFGNIKEYNTVWRHYARRQRPLANSPLIICIEAQEHYIAKFLNRWQKEDIRTFEPKLEAVDDFMEQKDLFMKSTIWENDCRSWFKKRQHRQVSGQDTQWEEKSSRSGFRKTTY; this is translated from the exons ATGTTATATCCCAGTACGAATTACCTGGAAAGCCTCACGAAGCCCAACGTAAAGCCTGTCTTTGGAAATATCAAGGAATATAACACCGTCTGGCGACATTATGCTAGACGGCAGCGA CCCCTTGCCAATTCACCCCTTATCATTTGCATTGAGGCGCAGGAACACTATATCGCCAAGTTTCTCAACCGGTGgcagaaagaagacatccgCACGTTCGAGCCCAAGTTAGAAGCGGTCGATGATTTCATGGAGCAGAAGGACTTGTTCATGAAGAGCACAATCTGGGAGAACGACTGTCGATCCTGGTTTAAAAAACGCCAACACCGGCAAG TTAGTGGCCAAGACACGCAGTGGGAGGAAAAGTCTTCGCGGTCTGGGTTCAGAAAGACCACGTACTAA
- a CDS encoding uncharacterized protein (predicted protein): MESYRDKPILANRMMRVICIGAGPSGLYLAYRLETSFTGYMLEVYEKNEYIGGTWFENRYPGCTCDVPSRKYPWNRHICNHRVVGANWDDVSSQWKLRVEDPKKEVFERRCDFLIDGTGYLNSWRWLSISGLGSFNRRLLHTANWDGSFAVNWKAGRVDWEWFARSSGIQLLPELQRTAGHGIAFMRRPTWVIPEMRYKQRRYTDEEKQTLRDNLRKLL; the protein is encoded by the exons ATGGAAAGTTATCGTGATAAACCTATCCTTGCCAATCGCATGATGCGCGTCATCTGCATCGGTGCAGGGCCGTCAGGACTATATTTAGCATATAGGCTTGAGACATCATTTACAGGCTATATGCTAGAAGTGTATGAAAAGAATGAATATATCGGAGGAACATGGTTCGAGAATCGATATCCCGGAT GCACCTGCGATGTCCCATC AAGAAAGTACCCATGGAACAGGCATAT TTGCAACCATCGGGTGGTGGGCGCTAATTGGGACGATGTAAGCTCACAGTGGAAGCTCCGAGTCGAAGATCCCAAGAAGGAAGTGTTTGAGAGAAGGTGTGATTTCCTAATAGATGGCACTGGCTATTTAAACTCCTGGCGTTGGCTTTCTATATCAGGTCTTGGGTCGTTCAATAGAAGGCTGCTCCATACCGCGAACTGGGATGGATCTTTTGCCGTTAACTGGAAAGCGGGTCGGGTTGATTGGGAATGG TTTGCTAGGTCTTCCGGTATACAATTGCTTCCTGAGCTTCAAAG GACTGCAGGACATGGCATAGCCTTCATGCGCAGACCAACCTGGGTGATTCCAGAGATGAGATACAAACAACGCAGATacacagacgaagaaaagcagacGCTTCGAGACAATCTCAGGAAACTGCTCTAG
- a CDS encoding uncharacterized protein (predicted protein) — MPYYVHIAAKGALNNNHLHVLTTVSREAADYFYRQLQQHTPLRALGHTPIKTTYYSPTFWSIDPTYDDTISLLNNLVSDIDKGTNGQIPEAAQNYLKGKLFIGPLTGQITVNPTYVSDDNSSGNINNRCYYIRNRHTPECWFVSPGAVEVNVSISNRSKFHVQICPENGEPLVLVGGDVIQLMLIVPDNARRFVCVSTDNYCLMCLPGNVTPSFKFHFYELRKGWFGVSTSLSKPGSSVQWTPTHSLSMEGPGEDWVLLASEDIPC; from the coding sequence ATGCCATACTATGTCCATATAGCAGCGAAAGGCGctctcaacaacaaccaccttCATGTCCTCACCACCGTTAGCCGGGAGGCTGCGGACTATTTCTACCGACAACTGCAACAGCACACTCCCTTGAGGGCATTGGGTCATACTCCAATTAAAACAACCTACTACTCCCCCACATTCTGGTCGATCGACCCAACCTACGACGATACCATCTCGTTATTGAACAATCTCGTCAGCGACATCGACAAGGGCACGAACGGGCAAATCCCCGAGGCAGCTCAAAATTATCTGAAAGGAAAACTCTTCATCGGTCCCCTTACCGGCCAGATAACCGTCAACCCGACCTATGTTTCAGATGACAATAGTTCTGGCAACATCAACAATCGATGCTACTACATCCGCAACCGACATACACCAGAGTGCTGGTTTGTGTCTCCCGGTGCAGTCGAAGTGAATGTTTCTATATCGAACCGTTCGAAATTCCACGTTCAAATTTGCCCTGAAAATGGAGAACCTCTGGTCCTAGTCGGTGGAGATGTTATCCAGCTCATGTTGATCGTACCGGACAACGCACGCCGGTTTGTGTGCGTTTCGACGGACAACTACTGTTTGATGTGCTTACCCGGCAACGTGACGCCTTCTTTTAAGTTCCACTTCTATGAATTGAGGAAAGGGTGGTTCGGTGTTTCTACATCGTTATCGAAACCGGGCAGTTCTGTGCAGTGGACACCGACTCACTCTCTGAGTATGGAAGGGCCGGGGGAGGATTGGGTGCTCCTTGCTTCGGAGGATATACCTTGCTGA
- a CDS encoding uncharacterized protein (predicted protein), with translation MGVDTRRPILPAPTESIVDTTTTGGSVTGTDLATDVSRRTDKTSYSIPDDGSPVTISTRRKNRTHGDESKLSRSAQHSQTSLLIEYFEGGKGSGSLVSRPSVRVRVTPSNSRKRKDSKDHIQITESNGNRKPVYSRRISFSSPSKNNKSSDDYSICSFNSGTDENQQPSGHTPVEIELVNRDQSSELSSDTRYFQPTSDISSMPADSMLEASSSNIRRKRSQSSSREREHSPEYKDYLQTPRRQRSRSLSTERIAHRVAEKLSNDPRETSKGQRKKGDTADFHEPESKSRSRLSVYPDEDMSPNPSLLSASALSAHRKSGDQYSFRSGTSKSSINNPKLLETVEDAIRRLILPELKELKKDQKVMTNTSKFERDMNTSHSSGSTPSRDELGRRLSKHASAPDVTRPTVVLNKDDQDEGIVLSGEPAPSQQDRRPSDAPTEASYVKWGLRPELTEQEKLRRQKSKGLRDAEKAARVGSALTAAALKHHDSRSSIDKTERRRPSGPRSGNGSFNDTELVFQKHNVAPMPLRSAIESDMTRDSLLSEQTAEPYGSRETSEIHDTRSPHRDLLDSRYDLKHSNFSSHDLSLHDYPEEDYREQSLSPVGDAAAGAIAAAAAANLLDEHPGRHGSKFTDRRRTLSPIQSVASNQSESHIKQDSIQPVEHDFSGTEREMEQRLSIDSLSSAPSTNLARSSRPHGISPAGQKEFLRHNNKYGAELGYEESPAMSPRSMTETASTDPKRMTGFTDESEVSYMEKVNQRQPVAGIGANPQVIHPIAVESAVASLLDPSIVDTKSNQSAPNRSQTDLSRRLEGQSPKPVERANQTPHGSRQGSPLKQRQDASSPDATSFPRRMGATSPPQSVTQSLEDQTDPTHMFSEGIHDRESPSPEADRSPDSESEINTNPSIIQGPIGGGMHGGNWAYEQTPDNRGQSPIFDNAGSAGNTGPGSGDQPDYGHDYYETNDYNPDNYLNHQYSRGPLFGTPPGKDEGYVSAPNPLSPGVDTPEPLDKGFGGMDTNGMGLFDSPTGADDQFMSGHQRQLSGYSQGVGSPLYDSATGRGIDRIQSQDIVALMDHLTVRDAQRNARDTEILVTLVRSAAEMRNSFEEMKKFIAQQDGMLMEASDKQHDRTYRALGGPRPLPASTRSARQSSAEDEDLRSKRKNVFKRALKGLSLKSSNDLSRIEDMLEQLLDEVEALRDGQDERLGRSGPRSASVDPEGYEPEGHAGTSSPDHSGYLLSTSSRPMPESRGNGLRRDSEHRVSTVPEADEEMELNERGKFLSPNPTNDQQDRAGPSSASTPPRAPMASGALSNETSPKTNEKSKKHKSSSSSFFPKISRWSKTTASSMGDNIRNSIQPGRKERPSFDASRSGSDIQGPYKAADWYDPQGDDRLRSTYTLDDQQQENRPPSPLVPSQVSEAPKYRAHRGSLDLQHPQPRQGPTGRYQSQLETQAQIYGMPSGAPSDQWNSNPSLSAGNPNPRHSSGASRLSPISDVGYSEASSRHTGPPRPPKIKDDGPLVPERPPKVKEDDERSYVDRVASRNSALLSSPRSTPPPRKPTGPRPLNSGSQYSSPSRRKRSQYRASPDQVDEESLY, from the exons ATGGGTGTCGACACCCGCAGACCGATCTTACCTGCACCCACTGAATCTATTGTCGACACTACCACCACTGGAGGTAGCGTAACAGGGACTGATTTGGCAACTGACGTATCTCGACGCACAGACAAAACGTCGTACTCCATACCGGACGACGGCAGTCCCGTAACTATCTCCACCCGGCGCAAGAACCGTACCCACGGGGACGAATCCAAACTGTCCCGGTCAGCGCAGCACTCCCAGACCTCCCTGCTCATCGAATATTTCGAGGGCGGGAAGGGTTCTGGCTCCTTGGTCTCCCGACCCAGTGTCCGAGTTCGAGTCACTCCTTCAAATTCCCGGAAGCGTAAGGATTCAAAAGATCACATCCAGATTACTGAATCCAACGGGAATCGCAAGCCCGTCTACTCGCGCCGGATTTCTTTTAGCTCGCCatccaagaacaacaagTCCAGTGATGATTATAGCATCTGCTCTTTCAACTCAGGTACCGATGAGAACCAGCAGCCCTCTGGTCATACACCCGTGGAAATCGAGCTTGTGAATCGCGACCAGAGCAGTGAGCTGTCTAGCGACACAAGGTATTTCCAGCCTACCTCGGACATCTCCTCGATGCCCGCGGATAGCATGCTAGaagcctcctcttccaataTACGACGAAAACGCAGCCAAAGTTCATCGCGAGAACGCGAGCACAGTCCGGAATACAAAGACTATCTCCAGACACCCAGGCGACAAAGAAGCCGCAGCCTGAGTACGGAACGCATCGCTCATCGAGTAGCGGAGAAGCTGAGTAACGATCCCCGTGAGACTTCTAAAGGCCAACGGAAAAAGGGAGACACTGCCGACTTCCACGAACCAGAGTCCAAGTCTCGATCTCGCTTATCGGTGTACCCGGACGAAGACATGAGTCCGAATCCGAGTTTGCTCAGCGCGTCGGCGTTGTCCGCCCACCGTAAATCTGGCGATCAGTATTCCTTCCGGTCTGGCACCTCCAAGTCATCGATCAACAACCCAAAGCTCCTcgagaccgttgaagatGCCATCCGTCGATTGATCTTGCCCGAGCTAAAAGAGCTCAAGAAGGACCAAAAGGTGATGACCAATACGTCCAAATTTGAACGGGACATGAATACATCCCACTCGTCCGGGAGCACCCCATCGCGGGACGAGCTCGGAAGACGCCTCTCCAAGCATGCCAGCGCTCCCGACGTGACACGGCCTACCGTCGTCCTGAATAAGGATGACCAGGACGAGGGTATAGTCCTTTCCGGCGAGCCAGCTCCCTCGCAACAAGACCGCAGACCCAGCGACGCACCAACCGAAGCTAGCTACGTCAAATGGGGACTTCGGCCAGAACTGACAGAACAGGAGAAGCTACGTCGGCAAAAGAGCAAGGGGCTGCGGGATGCTGAAAAGGCTGCCAGGGTTGGGTCAGCTCTGACCGCTGCCGCTCTGAAGCACCATGATTCTCGTTCCAGCATCGACAAAACCGAACGACGAAGGCCGAGTGGACCGAGAAGTGGCAACGGCAGTTTCAACGATACCGAGTTGGTCTTCCAGAAACACAACGTGGCGCCCATGCCTCTGCGCAGCGCGATTGAATCGGACATGACCAGAGACTCGCTTCTTTCCGAACAGACCGCAGAGCCCTACGGTTCCCGCGAAACCTCCGAAATCCACGATACCCGCAGCCCGCATCGAGATTTGTTGGATTCGCGATATGACCTTAAACACAGCAATTTCTCTAGCCACGACCTCTCGCTCCACGATTATCCTGAAGAAGATTATCGCGAACAGAGCCTTTCACCTGTAGGAGACGCTGCCGCAGGAGCTATCGCGGCTGCTGCAGCGGCCAATCTCTTGGATGAACATCCTGGGCGTCACGGCTCTAAATTCACTGACCGTCGGCGCACCCTCAGCCCAATCCAGAGTGTGGCGAGCAACCAGAGCGAGTCCCACATCAAACAGGATTCAATCCAACCCGTTGAACATGACTTTTCCGGGACTGAGAGGGAAATGGAACAACGCCTCTCCATAGATTCGCTTTCATCTGCCCCAAGCACCAACCTTGCAAGGTCATCACGGCCTCACGGTATCAGCCCTGCAGGCCAAAAAGAATTCCTACGACATAACAACAAGTATGGGGCTGAACTTGGGTATGAAGAATCCCCCGCCATGTCACCACGATCGATGACGGAGACCGCAAGTACTGACCCCAAAAGGATGACCGGCTTTACGGACGAGAGTGAGGTGAGCTACATGGAAAAGGTAAACCAACGTCAGCCCGTTGCAGGCATCGGTGCCAACCCCCAGGTTATCCATCCCATCGCAGTCGAATCCGCGGTAGCCTCTCTTCTTGATCCGTCAATTGTGGACACGAAGTCCAACCAGTCTGCGCCAAATCGCTCACAGACTGATCTCTCCCGGCGTTTGGAAGGCCAAAGTCCCAAGCCAGTGGAAAGGGCAAACCAGACTCCTCACGGATCCCGCCAAGGAAGCCCCCTAAAACAACGTCAAGACGCCTCCAGTCCAGACGCGACCTCCTTTCCCCGACGAATGGGAGCCACATCGCCTCCCCAGAGTGTTACACAGTCACTGGAAGACCAGACCGACCCAACGCACATGTTTTCTGAAGGCATCCATGACCGTGAGAGCCCCAGTCCAGAAGCCGACCGAAGCCCGGATTCTGAATCGGAAATCAATACGAATCCTTCTATTATCCAAGGCCCAATCGGAGGAGGCATGCATGGAGGTAACTGGGCATATGAGCAGACGCCAGATAACCGTGGCCAGTCGCCTATATTTGACAATGCTGGCTCCGCTGGCAATACAGGCCCGGGGTCAGGTGACCAACCGGATTACGGTCATGACTACTATGAAACGAACGACTACAATCCCGATAACTACCTTAATCATCAGTACTCAAGAGGTCCGTTGTTTGGAACGCCGCCAGGCAAGGATGAGGGCTATGTGTCCGCCCCAAACCCTCTCTCACCGGGTGTCGATACCCCGGAGCCTTTGGACAAAGGGTTCGGTGGTATGGACACCAATGGTATGGGTCTCTTCGACAGTCCTACTGGAGCTGATGATCAGTTCATGTCTGGTCACCAGCGGCAACTCAGTGGCTACTCCCAGGGTGTCGGCTCGCCCCTGTACGACAGTGCAACTGGGAGGGGCATTGACCGTATCCAGTCCCAAGATATTGTCGCACTCATGGACCAT CTCACTGTGCGGGACGCCCAGCGGAATGCCCGTGATACGGAGATTCTGGTTACCCTTGTTAGAAGCGCAGCGGAAATGCGCAACTCCTtcgaggaaatgaagaagttCATTGCTCAGCAGGATGGAATGCTCATGGAGGCAAGTGACAAGCAGCATGACCGAACATACCGAGCTCTCGGAGGGCCTCGACCATTGCCGGCCAGCACCAGAAGCGCCCGCCAGTCCTCTGCAGAGGACGAAGACCTACGCTCTAAGCGTAAGAACGTTTTCAAGCGTGCACTTAAGGGACTCAGTCTCAAGTCTTCCAACGACCTGTCCAGGATCGAGGACATGCTCGAGCAGCTGctggatgaggttgaagcaCTCCGCGACGGTCAAGACGAGAGGCTGGGCCGCAGCGGACCTCGGTCTGCCAGTGTAGATCCAGAAGGCTACGAGCCCGAAGGACATGctggaacttcttccccCGACCATTCCGGGTACTTGCtgtcaacttcttctcggccAATGCCGGAATCTCGTGGTAATGGACTGCGGAGAGATTCTGAACATCGTGTCAGCACTGTTCCAGAAGCcgatgaggaaatggaaCTCAACGAGCGTGGGAAGTTCTTGAGCCCGAACCCGACAAACGACCAACAGGACAGGGCTGGaccctcctcggcctccacACCACCTCGGGCACCCATGGCCTCTGGCGCTCTCAGTAATGAAACGTCCCCGAAGACAAAtgagaagtccaagaagcaCAAGTCAAGCAGCTCCTCGTTCTTTCCCAAGATTTCCCGTTGGTCTAAAACCACGGCTTCTTCCATGGGAGACAATATCCGCAATAGCATCCAGCCAGGCCGCAAGGAGCGCCCGTCTTTCGATGCTTCGCGTTCAGGGTCCGATATCCAGGGACCGTACAAGGCCGCTGACTGGTACGATCCGCAAGGCGATGACAGACTGCGGTCGACCTACACTCTGGATGATCAACAGCAGGAGAACCGGCCCCCCTCGCCTTTGGTTCCTTCCCAGGTTTCGGAAGCTCCGAAGTACAGAGCTCACCGAGGCAGTCTggatcttcaacatcctcagCCTCGCCAGGGGCCTACTGGCCGATACCAGTCTCAGCTAGAAACACAAGCTCAGATCTACGGGATGCCGTCTGGTGCCCCCTCGGACCAGTGGAATTCGAATCCGAGCTTGTCAGCTGGGAACCCCAATCCGCGACACAGCAGTGGCGCCAGCCGCCTCTCCCCTATCTCGGATGTGGGCTACTCAGAGGCCAGCTCTCGACATACTGGTCCACCGAGACCCCCAAAGATTAAGGATGATGGTCCATTGGTCCCTGAGCGGCCGCCAAAGGTCAAGGAGGACGATGAGCGATCGTACGTGGATCGCGTTGCTTCGCGG AATTCTGCATTACTCTCTTCCCCACGCAGCACACCGCCTCCCCGTAAACCTACTGGGCCTCGTCCGCTAAATTCGGGCAGCCAATATAGCAGTCCTAGCCGAAGGAAGCGAAGTCAATATCGAGCAAGCCCTGACCAGGTTGACGAGGAATCTCTCTACTAG
- a CDS encoding uncharacterized protein (predicted protein): protein MATHTDEESTLPPNNPITISTGEVLSLLGALITLKLLHAVVFLFRLDRSRKRPLKSPVTRAVIRREQLIINIFLSIMPEGVFRSPTIPDAIELAHFPLVDGHADESRTSSDMRSPLIHTSPCIPTGFRLWQCGSCRGVEAFPPSLQRPGIAHAASESSSAQQLLGANEDEERRSLSVTHTESPSVNQESVSTLNPEYTASRPERQQLSPVGRPLSMDSVGLPLMNDSPTIMIIEEGSRSPRSTEGYSGRYSISEGSYGNNLSMTPHCTRGRSATSVRPFSDL, encoded by the coding sequence ATGGCAACCCACACCGACGAAGAGTCTACTCTTCcccccaacaaccccatCACTATCAGCACCGGTGAAGTCCTCTCTCTTCTGGGTGCCCTCATAACCCTGAAGCTTCTCCACGCTGTAGTATTCCTATTTCGCCTTGACAGAAGCCGGAAACGACCCTTGAAAAGCCCAGTCACTCGCGCTGTCATTCGCAGAGAGCAGCTTATTATCAATATTTTCTTATCCATCATGCCCGAGGGAGTCTTCCGCTCGCCCACAATCCCGGATGCAATTGAGTTAGCACATTTTCCATTGGTTGATGGCCATGCAGACGAGAGTCGGACATCGTCTGACATGCGGAGCCCTCTTATTCATACCTCACCTTGTATACCAACTGGATTTCGTCTGTGGCAGTGCGGATCATGCCGCGGCGTGGAAGCTTTTCCTCCCAGTCTTCAACGCCCAGGGATAGCACATGCAGCAAGCGAAAGCAGCAGTGCACAGCAGTTACTCGGCGCCaacgaagatgaagaacgAAGAAGTTTATCCGTCACTCATACCGAGTCTCCTAGCGTGAACCAGGAGAGCGTATCTACTTTGAACCCGGAGTACACTGCATCCAGGCCTGAGAGACAGCAGTTGAGTCCTGTCGGTCGGCCGTTATCTATGGACTCTGTTGGGCTGCCTCTGATGAACGACTCCCCTACGATCATGATAATAGAGGAGGGATCAAGGTCGCCTCGGTCGACGGAGGGCTATTCTGGAAGGTATTCTATCAGTGAAGGGTCGTATGGTAATAATTTGTCTATGACGCCGCATTGTACGAGAGGTCGGAGTGCGACTTCAGTTCGGCCATTTTCGGACCTGTGA